Genomic segment of Nothobranchius furzeri strain GRZ-AD chromosome 12, NfurGRZ-RIMD1, whole genome shotgun sequence:
aaacatctaaatccatatgcattcatcattgagatagtcctggtagattgtcagaatttataattatagaaattaaagattcttaaacaatcccaactctatctcttttcttgtctctcagtcaatacagagtgtttaagtaaactccctgatgataaaaacaaccacttctgattgattacttagatctaattaaggtgtataaatatacaaaatcagataattaaattatataattacagtgtataaatatataacTTCAAATCATTACAAAGGCATCATAGTCTggactttctcaagggagttCTACTGGTAACAAGACCCGGCACCATTTCCTGGTGTCAGGCCGAGGTCGAAACCTCCCTGTTGGAACTACAAAGTAAAACAAAATGAGGATGAACCTTCATTTAAAAAACACCAGATGTTACACAGTCAAGATCATTTCAATACTGTTTTTATCCAATACTGCTTTTATCCAAAACTCATGATGTTGGAGGACCTGAACTTAAGTCTGCAGGCAAGAGGAAAAACCATCAGTGGAATGCTGAAAGCTATTGAATACACCAGACAGGGCTTTCTCTCTTTGAGGACTAATAATAGTTTCATGGACATCTATGGTAAAGCTGTGAAACTTGTTGCAGACTTGGACCTCCAGCCAGTACACTCACCTCATGTCCGAATGCCATCCAGGAAATATGGTGGTCCAGCCAAGCATCATACTCCTGCGACACCAGAGGAGTATTACCAGGTCCATTTTTTTTAATGCCACTGACATAGTGATCACCCAGCTACATGATCGCTTTGACCAGCCAATTATGGAAAATCTGAACAAGCTGGAGGAGCTGCTACTTACTGGGAAGACCAATGATATGGTGAGCTTGTACCCAGAACTGGACCAGCAAAAAATGCAAATTCAGTTGGCAATGTTTAAAGCAAATCATACCTACACTTCCTGCAAAGAGGCTGCCCAAATTCTTAGAGGGATGCAACCAGAGGTCACAGGGCTCTTCTCACAAGTTGAGACTCTGGTGAGACTGCTAATTGTGGTCCCAGTGTCATCCTGTGAGGCTGAAAGGAGTTTCAGCGCTCGGCGACGGTTGAAGACCTGGCTGAGGTCAGCGATGACACAGCTGAGGCTCAACAGCACTGCAGTCTGCCATGTCCACAGGGATAGACTGAAGAGGCTAGACAAAAGTGAAATAGCCACAGCTTTCATTGGTACATCTGAGAGACGGGTGTAAATCTCTGGCCACTATTAACTCTCCACCTGACTTGGGAAaatacataaaacacacacaatcCACTTGTTTACTGTCTCAAACACCTCAAACAGCATTAGTTATTAAGATTACAGTTCTGACATCAAGTTCAATATGCATTTAATTTTGGTTCATctattgttttgttgttttttttagctACAATTAATTTAATCATTCTACTGTTCTCAGAGTGTTCACAATCTGTATTTGTGTGCATTCAAACCTAATGGTTATTTCCCTTTTCATTTTTGTTCTGTTAATAAAACAATTAACTGATCCATCTTTGAATAAAGAATCCTTCATATTATTTTAAGCTTCAAAAGACTCATCAAGGCATCCAAACAAAATAAAGGGAGAGTGGCTAATGTAACGGATCACCTTCTGACGTGTTCAGTAGATGTGGTCTGGATAATTTGTGTCATCACTCTTGTGCTCCAcattcaccaaaaagcagattatGGCACCAGATTATTCTTCAACATGCTTTTATTGGCAGCAATCTGGTCCAACAGAACACACACAATTTCCATCAATGTGTGTTATCCACCTCACACAGGGGTCTCCACCAATTTACATGTTACTGTTCTGCGTGATTGTATAGATGTTATTACTATTTAAGTTTTTTTCCCCACAATTTACATAAAAAACAGATTATAGTAGATAACCAAAAGTTGCTAACAACACTTGTAACACAGATACATTTTTCTTCTATAACATTCATACATGAGCCTACCTGGTATAACAGAACACACAATTTCCATCACTAGCCAtgtttacatgggcacaagtaaTTGGATTGAACACCCAAACAGATCAAAAGTTCTGcacattacatttttcatttcgtttcatggcgcTTGTTTACCATTTTTTCCAGGAaagacaactctgcgcatgctcaacctatttattcggactgaatgcttggtgcataaagtagtgtccatgtaaacagataTTTGGGATTTCCAAACAGCCAAGATTTTAATCGGATAGAGGAGATTTtgtgcatgtaaacgtggctaatgtgTGTTATCCAGCATCACACTCTGTTCAGATTAAAAAGACAGCAAAGTTACTTAACActttcactcacaagaagttagcttctattagcaacATGTTAATCGAAGCATTATCACCCATACAACTTGCTTTTCTTTTTAAAGGTACAGCTAAACTTCTCACAAAACACTCCCAAAAGCCTTCACATGTCAAAAACAAGTCACAAAAGCTACTTAACTCAACTTAAAATCGATTTATTAATAACATATAATTCTGCTCACGTGTACTCACCTCCACCAGCTACATGCTAACAGCGGGGGTAGCCGTAAGCACGCCTGAAGGACCCCTGCATTAATCACATTAAAATTCTTTTGGTGTTTATTAAAATATAACATTGCTTACCTCTTGGAGCTAAAGAAGAATAAGGGATTCTTGAGCAGTGTGGGTGACATATTCTCCTGCTTATCACAACTGCTGACAGCTGCTTGCAGGGTGGCAGGGTAGAGTACTCAGCATAACGCTGGGCGCTTTTTCAGAAATGTTACAAATCAATCTAAATTGattacagttttatttttatttaaagctcaAGTAAAAATAATTAGATGCCAGTTGCGACATTTAAAAAGTATATTATAGACTATCTGCTGGGAGCACCATGCTATGCTTTATTTCAGAGCTCCCTATTAGACTCCTTTCATCTGTTCAACAGCAATCTCTGCCAAATCCCAGTGCACAAGTTGGGGTCAGCTGGTGTCTAGTACTGATAGGTTTCAAAAAGAGGCAGCGCCCTGGGAGCGTGGcgcaatttgccatcacgccgtggaagtacgTTGGCTTCTCATTTCATCAGTTCTCATGATGTCACCAAAagatttctggtgagtgatccaagTCTGACCCCCAGTGTAAATAGATTTCATAAGCTGGTGGGTGTGGCCTTTTTTCTAAAATAGCACCCCCTACGAACATTAAAACTcttagccccaagtcatgctttgactgaggattgtgaaattTTACACACTTATGTAGTGTGCCTGGGCCTACAAAGAAGTCTCATTGAGCCTTGCtccatatcccacaggaagtcggccattttgttccaattaCTTTACAGATTCTCTTTCAAAGCTGGAATGTTTTGCTATCGTAAAACATTTTTAGTGGGGACGGCTGGCAGGCTAGGAGGCAAGGCTGTCAGATTGAGGTGACTACTCATAGTGATTGCAGTTAAATGCACGTCGGGGTGTCTGGCGCGCATTGGCGCTCGTCCGCCTCCGGTGGCAGGGCgatgggtttggagagtgtcagAGATGGAGTGAAGGGgtagcggacggagggcgagcagcttcgctgcgagggccgagcgacgctgcttgcagctttaatttttcttattttcactaatcgtaattccttatgggtacattcacatgtaggttgattactaacttcactgatttacattttagtgctctttgacactcacgtatctatctttttatagaaCTTTACTACAGTGATtgttttgaaaactttatgattaactttgttaatttaccatTATTGGCTACAACCaggctgtgcagtggttagagctgttgccttgcagcaagaaggtcctgggttcgcttcccggcctgggatctttctgcatggagtttgcatgttctccctgtgcatgcgtgggttctctccgggtactccggcttcctcccactgtccaaaaacatgactgttaggttgattggtctgtctaaattgtccctaggtgtgagtgtgtgttgtttgtcgtgtgtgtctctgtgttgccctgtgatggactggctctctgtccagggtgtaccccgcctgattgcccgttaaccgctggagataggcaccagcccccctgcgaccctgcgtggatcagcaggttcagaaaatggatgggtggatgggctacaactagggatgggtaccgaattcagtactttttaaggtactgaccgaattccacagtacgaccgagcaccgattcacttcatttgaaacggtgcctcgtttcggtacccatccttcacaacgagaacttgcctagacagttgcgcatgtgcaagagcgttatgtcatcggtcactgcgagcgagttgtgagacatcctcatcttaatttgctcctgtaggtaaataaaatgtaagatagcgttagcttgatttgttagcttctgtttcactaatggtgctttctcctcggaactccgaaattccgactagaagaacacgcGCACTAATGTTTGGCTtccctttactaaatgtgactggtgattgggtgaagatgaaaccagtgacaacgatttaagtgtgaagcgtcatcgtttaaatctgctccagcagttaaataaactgtttaagatgacgtagcttgatatgttagcttcctatgccaccattgttatcatctaatggtgcgtttgctttctcctcggaaattctaacttcccagtaggaaaaatcagttgaaaaaggacggtaaaaggaatgaagatagtaGTATTATAACCCACCTtaagtcaaacattttgacaggtctattgttctttgacctttttgacctttcagacctattgttcattttgacctttgaccttgcccccctttcctatcatcaatcaaatggacatgtgtattgttgaacgagcagatggcctagaccccccacgccgcagcaACAATGGCGTattcagggtatatacagcaatccttaagtaaaatttactactttttaatacttttttttactaccttcagaatttttttaaaaccatcacaacacttaattgcaagtgttaatcagcgacctatttacacatattttaacatatataacatacaaaaagaatagacttagagactcactgatgttgacaacgtattgcacatatttattttacttagaaaataagccaggcacttctgttcagcagtccagacagttgaccacgaggcctgaaatgatgcagaacgaccactgaatatgacgtcatcattatgtgaccggatatgctaaagtagggctgctcgattatggcaaaaacaataatcacgattattgtgactgaaattgagatctcgattttttaagacgatttttcaatttatgtagatttttgtttttgtttttattcagtcaaaaaactgctcagggcacaatcagggcaaaaataaacaagaagcaagatgatcactaaaataactcccgattcccagtataaaaagaccaatatacttgtggcaaggtggataaaccatagactgtacatactggacaaacggattccattggcttcaataacacgtttgttgtctataatgggaggtggccaccaccgccattttgaccgtgtcacaggttccgtccagcccagacaattccataaaagggaagagaggaggcgctgagggtgtggctgtaaggctgggctcgagtgacgacacccaggcgaactagctacgagctaacctgaagctaaccctggctaacccaaagctaaagcggaggtgggagccgagctaacggatgtagccacctagcttcaacccaaccggagctaactggaacacccatcgacctgaacctcacacggagtttaggtggaggttttctgcgcctgttcgtgagaagtacctgtattaaaaaagatttaaatcggtaagtttataatttatttccgtaatgaatacattttgctttgagcaagttttcagtacagtttttttcggcgctatcactcctgagtcgcaccagccattaaatgtatcatgaagaagagaaaatatatttaagtcgtattttggggggacattttattatctttcttacaaaatctgagaccaagcgtttcacattgcaacacaagcaccagtaaccataacagaatgaacaacagccagcagaggagaggatggcagtgtttcaaaccctcccggccggcgaggagagctcattcctgggctggagccggccctcagcaccccgccacaggctctaacagatgctggcggtgtttgaaaccctcccagcgggacaggggaactcattcttgggcgggtcggagtcggcccgcagcagcgcggtgtagcctacatattttgttatataagtcgctctggagtataagtagcaggaccagccagaatatgtaaaaaagtgcgagttatagtccggaaaatatggcagttattagtattcgagctaaattagcagcgtaaatacatttcatatatttccaaaatgtaatacttgtttgtatcttgtacagccaactagtctttattctggactcagtacaatttaccaaaagtaaagagacattctacagatgaagtaagcacaagataacttactggaagacacgggattatcatgagaaccagaacaagagagcctgataacagtcatgtgaaaataacagttaaaaagtatgtatgtataatagaaataaaaatatattagaattagtgtaactcactgtgatccaaacaataaatcagccatagctgattagtaaatatgacatgagatcttggagtttttaattttcatttttttcttagatctgtttaaatgtcaccatggcagcctgtgtgtctccaacatcagctacacaaagcagcaagtgtaagttccacatacctgtctcaccacttcatgtatggttttgtactttaaacaattatgacaaacctgttattttttctccatagccatttggatcattggagacagctatgtgaggcgtggtgcccagagagctgcagagacaaccttggcctccctgacgtctgtgtctcctggttcggttggggcggaccatcgacatacatacatgtgccgacactttgcgccctgttttataaactgtagtgttaaaaataaatgtttttgctcaattactggaatttctttggttaagacaaaagtgaggaataatcatttacaagttatttgtacaacaggcccattttaaatcccaacagtttcttagcagacaatagaaatgtgttctttactaactttacttggtttaaaaatcttactaaaatagtgccgtattgcaaaacccaatcatacttgttatgtaaacattagctttgtagatattttttacagatatatatttgtgtgcaacaaatccaaacttaaataatttttcattctttattgaaaaacaacaaaatacagttatacagaagtgtgggaaaatgataatgtgaaagtattgctatttaaatataatcctatttatctttaaaaagaaaaactctaaaaatgtcctgtacagcatcatgacagaagaatggtggtctgtctgtcagaatgtgctgaacagatttgctctttgaagaggagtgtcatgtttggaggaaggtacttaacccaagacatgcagaatacaacactgaccaaaaactgatggaaaaaatgatttatttataaggaggaacttaaggtgcacagataagtttgtggttggaactgcaacaacagctcagcgtctggaggagggagaacacaggtgagcataggttctggtttcaaaatccattgtaggcaggcagaggtgttcagcagacttactgtggtgggtgtatgtgttggctggaggagagagaggtagagaggaagcgcaggagagggagcagaggtggagagaagcggggcgtcctggtggatggggcactgggtgagatgagaggtgggttatggaggctggtgataaggtccgtgtgttgaatatccaaatcctggagtagaggtcagtatccaatgaggtcgacaggaatcctgaagaatggtaaatccaatataagagcaaaaacactacgacataacattaatcctaggaacactagaggtaacacgagtggctggttactaccaaaactgaggcaatcttctggcgtcaaattgtgtcctccatccaccttaaataggaaagcaccccgctgattgctgatcaggaacggctggggtggagtcaccagaaccatgaagaacgtgtctccagagacaactcgggtcctggtaccaatcaggaagcggaccttatcacccagagctgccaggtcacgctcaaagccttcctGTTCacactgcagagcctgaacgctggccaggtcgtggccgtagttgtctgtgttcagggcctggttcttctcctcgatccactctttggtctcatcagcgtctctgagaagacatcagaactccgtctgagtgtgggtccaaactctactgacccgtaagcggcgcataagtgtgcggggtacctgtggaagcgctgcacctcatgggcgctgcccagcatgttgctccggtcttcagccagctgttgcagcgagcgccagcagttgttcagctcctggagagaaaccaaacccagtgagatgaaggtggacgccagcgggctggacgccggacgaggaaacctggagacggatcgctcagacagaaagggaagagcttcctcttaccttgatggaattaaagttagccgtcgtctgaacgcccaaccgtacggtctgaggtcaaaggtcacaggaaacacacaccagtcagcagtcatacagatgcataaagataactgtagccatggcaaccagctgacatgtccccactttcaccagcacctggtgcctgccgggtcacctgaattcctgtgtgatgtcagcacggtcggccgtgactgcggccatcagaggtgacctctgatcagctgaatgaactcaccttctagggtgacgccgtgttaccccaggtttccacgggagccgtcagcagcacattactgcagcagcacgtcttgctcgcgtaagctgcggcttggcccttcccacgagacgcgaagcagcaggggagcagctgtcaccgaccgagtacgaagtcacacgagtgacttcgtcagtaaacacaacaacaagcaggagaaaactacaacatggtttgtgttttatgttctgtccattttataatcgccactacggacctgaaaaacaaaggagaccgctagctaggtgataacttctcacggggccgcacagtttataacggtttttaaaagtaaagcaaccggaaggcagtacgttctttattctgaaaatctctgtagcttctctcaatttccgcgtccgatttcctgtctttccttccccaaaaatgtcgaacttgacccgtttcagaggcgtcgcgcgtagaaaatagaaccggcgcgtaagggccgcaacttgctgctcctgagacgcggccgactctcgctgccgacggctccagtggaaaaggttctgttgaccacagcggttcctatcagcagctatgacgtgctgctgcagtaatgtgctgctgacaactcctgtggaaagccggggttagagtcggcttcatcctgtaaacaaacaaatgagtggtaacaaaaacaccacgtctggttctggtggaggcggaggacaacacgcacctttccaggagcagaacccagatgttcttgttgctacaaacagagacgagcagagttaacaaaccaggaagtgagaggtaccagctgctgcagacaggtgacgctcacctgagcctgaaccataggagcct
This window contains:
- the LOC129157003 gene encoding uncharacterized protein isoform X1, with the protein product MAEEAPMVQAQQQEHLGSAPGKTVRLGVQTTANFNSIKELNNCWRSLQQLAEDRSNMLGSAHEVQRFHRDADETKEWIEEKNQALNTDNYGHDLASVQALQCEQEGFERDLAALGDKVRFLIGTRTRVVSGDTFFMVLVTPPQPFLISNQRGAFLFKVDGGHNLTPEDCLSFGFLSTSLDTDLYSRIWIFNTRTLSPASITHLSSHPVPHPPGRPASLHLCSLSCASSLPLSPPANTYTHHNAELLLQFQPQTYLCTLSSSL
- the LOC129157003 gene encoding spectrin alpha chain, non-erythrocytic 1-like isoform X2, giving the protein MAEEAPMVQAQQQEHLGSAPGKTVRLGVQTTANFNSIKELNNCWRSLQQLAEDRSNMLGSAHEVQRFHRDADETKEWIEEKNQALNTDNYGHDLASVQALQCEQEGFERDLAALGDKVRFLIGTRTRVVSGDTFFMVLVTPPQPFLISNQRGAFLFKDSCRPHWILTSTPGFGYSTHGPYHQPP